The sequence below is a genomic window from Oscillospiraceae bacterium.
CGGTGCGGGCGGGGGACGCGGCGGCGGCGGCCCGGGCGGCCGGGCGCATGGCGGGCTGCGGGCCGGGCCTGACCCCCTCTTCGGACGATCTGATCTGCGGTTACATCTCCCTGCGGCCGGCCCACGACACGTGGGAGGCAATGGCCACTGCAATCGCGGAGGCTGCGGCCGCGGGGACCAACGACATCAGCGCCGCCCTGCTCACCCGGGCGGGGGAGGGCTGCTTCTCCGAGGACGTGCTCTGCCTCCTGGCCTGCCTGCGCGGGGGGGCGGAGGGCGCCGAGCTGACGGCCGCCCTGCTGCGGGTGGCCAGCTTCGGCAGCAGCTCGGGCTACGATTTCCTCACGGGCGTGTATTTCGGCGTCCTGGACGCTTGCCATAGGAGGGATACGCATTGATTAAACTTGAGGTACGCAAGAACGCGTATTACGACTCCGTCACCCTGATGATCATATCCAAGGATGTGAAGAAGCTGCCCGGCGTCACCGAGGCGCTGGTGGGCATGGGGACGGACCTGAACCGCGAGATCGCGGGCAATATCGGCCTGGACGGCGAGGGCTTCGACGCGGTGACCGCCAACGACTTTTTTGTGGCGGCCAGCTGCGAGAGCGAGGAGGCCTTCACCGCCGTGGTGGCCAAGGTGGATGAGCTGCTCAACAAGAAGGCCGAGAAGAGCAAGGCCGACTACTTCCCGCCCACCCTGGAGGGTGCGCTCAAGATGGAGCCCGAGCTCAACATGGCGGTGATCTCCGTGCCCGGCAAGTTCGCCGCCGAGGTGGCCCAGAACTGCCTGGAGCACGACATCAACGTGATGCTCTTCAGCGACAACGTGACCATCGAGGAGGAGAAGGCCCTCAAGGAGTACGCCGCGTCCAAGGAGCTGCTGGTGATGGGCCCCGACTGCGGCACCGCCATCGTCAACAACACCCCCCTGGCCTTCGCCAACGTGGTCAAGAGCGGCGACATCGGCATGGTGTGCGCCTCCGGCACCGGCGCCCAGGAGGTCTCCTGCATCATCGACCAGCTGGGCGGCGGCATCTCCCAGCTGCTGGGCACCGGCGGACGGGATTTGAAGCTGGAGATCGGCGGCATCATGATGGAGCTGGGGCTGGACGCGCTGATAAGCGACCCCCAGACCCGGGTGATCACCCTGGTCTCCAAGCCCCCCGCGGCCGAGATCGCAAAAAAGATCCTGGATCAGGCGGCCGGGGCGGGCAAGCCGGTGGTGGTCTGCTTCATCGGCGGCGACCCCACCGAGATCGAGAAGCGGGGCCTGTGCGCGGCGGTCTCCCTGGAGGACGCGGCCCACAAGGCCGTGGCCCTCTCCCGGGGGCAGAAGCCCGAGGACTTCACCGGCTTCGCCATGGGCGCCAAGCAGGCCGAGGAGCTGGCGGCGGCCGAGGCGGGCAGGATGGCGGCGGGCCAGAAGTATGTCCGCGGCCTCTACACCGGCGGAACCCTGTGCGACGAGGCCATGAAGCTGATGATCGGCAGGGTGGGCCACATCCACTCCAACATCCCCCTGAACAAGGAGGATAAGCTGCCCGACGCCCGCAACGGCAGGAGCGTGGAGCACACCTTCCTGGACTTCGGCGACGACGAGTTCACCGTGGGCCGGCCCCACCCCATGATCGACCCCTCCCTGCGGGCCGAGCGGGTGGTCACCGAGGCGGGCGACCCCGAGGCGGCGGTCATCATGGTGGACTGCGTCATCGGCTACGGCTCCCACGAGGACCCGGCCCAGGATTTGTCCGAGGCCATCCGCACCGCCAAGGAGCTGGCGGTCAAGGAGGGCCGGTACTTGGCGGTGGTGGCCTCGGTGTGCGGCACCGAGGGCGACCCCCAGAGCCTTTCCGCCTCCCAGGTCAAGCTGGCAAACGCGGGCGCCATCGTCCTGCCCTCCAACGCGCAGGCCACCCGCTTCACGCAGCTTATCCTGGACCGTCTGTAGGGGGGAGGATGGATTATGAGCAAGGTTAACGAGCTGTTCGGGAAAAAGCTCTCGGTGGTGAACTTCGGCATCGAGTCCTTTTACCAGGACCTGACGAAACAGAACAAGAGCGCCGTCCACGTGGACTGGAAGCCGGTGGCCGGCGGCGACAAGAAGATTGCGGGCTACCTGCGCAGGCTGCGCGGGGACGGGCTGGGCGAGAAGATCGCCGAGGCCAACAAGGAGGCCCTCTCCCGCATCCTGGCGGCCCAGCCCGTGCTGGTGGGCATGTCCACCGCGGGCGAGGCCATCCCCGGCATGACCCCCACCACCATCCTCCACGCCGGACCCCCGGTGACCTGGGAGCGCATGTGCGGCCCGGTGCGCGGCGCGGTGATGGGCGGGCTCATCTACGAGGGCCTGGCCAAGAACCTGGAGGAGGCGGAGGCCCTGGCGGCCAGCGGCAAGATCACCTTCGCCCCCTGCCACCACCACAGCACGGTGGGCCCCATGGCCGGCATCGTCACCTACTCCATGCCCGTGTGGCACATGGTCAACAAGGCCTTCGGCAACGACGCCTACTGCACCATGAACGAGGGCCTGGGCAAGGTGCTGCGCTTCGGCGCCTGCGACCAGGAGGTCTTCGACCGGCTGCACCGTATGCGCGACGAGTACTACCCCGTGCTGAAGCAGGCCCTGGAGATCCACGGCGAGATCGACATGAAGGTCATGATCGCCCAGTGCCTGCAGATGGGCGACGAGGCCCACAACCGTAACAAGGCGGCCACCTCCCTCTTCATCCGGGAGATCATGCTCGACGTGCTCAAGACCGACTTCCCCAAGGAGCAGCAGGAGGCGGCCCTGGCCTTTATCAACAACAACGACCACACTTTCCTCAACCTGTCCATGCCGGCCTGCAAGTGCACCATGGATCCCATCTTCGGCATCCCGTACTGCACCGTGCTGGCCACCATGTGCCGCAACGGCACCGACTTCGGCATCCGCATCGCGGGGCTGGGGCCGGACGCGTGGTTTACCGCCCCCGCGGAGCTGGTCAAGGGCCTGTACTTCCCCGGCTTCGGCGACGAGGACGCCAACCCCGACCTGGGCGACAGCTGCATCACCGAGACCACCGGCATCGGCGGCTTCTGTATGGCGGCGGCCCCGGCCATCGTGCAGTTCGTGGGCGGCCAGGTGCAGGACGCCATCAACTACTCCACCCAGATGTACGAGATTACGGCGGGGGAGGGCACGGCCTACAAGATCCCGGCGCTGGACTTCCGGGGCAGCGCCACCGGCATCGACCTTCTGAAGGTCATCGAGACCGGCATACGGCCCATCATCAACACCGGCATCGCCCACAAGGACTACGGCGTGGGCCAGGTGGGCGCGGGGCTGGTCAACCCCCCGGAGGAGTGCTTCCGCAAGGCCATCGAGGCCTGCGCCCAGGCGTGGACCTAGCAGATAGCAGATCGACACATAAGGCCAACATCTGAAGGAGGTAACTGTCATGAGTAAATGGTCCGACATCACGATGTACGAGCTGTCCATTCCGATCGGCGTCAACACGCCCCCCTGGCCCACCTATGAGCCGCTGCAGATGAAGTTCTTCAAGCGCCTGGCCCCCAACGGAGCCAACGGCCAGCTGATGACCCACTCCAACCACGTGGGCACCCACCTGGACGGCCCCCTGCACTTCGACACCGCGGGCCGCGACATGGCCTCCCTGGAGCTGACCAAGCTCTGCGCCCCCGGCGTGGTGGTGGACCTGTCCGACATGAAGGAGGACTGGGGCATCTACACCCCCGAGGACATTGAGAAGCGCGCCGACGTGCGCGAGGGCGACATCCTCATCATCAACACCGGCTACCATATCTACGGCTGGGATTCCCCCACCGCCGACGAGCGCCGCTACATGCTGCGCCACCCCGGCCCCTCCCTGGACTTCATCCAGTGGGTCCGCGACAAGAAGATCAAATGGATCGGCGTGGACTGCGGCTCCGCCGACCACCCCATGAACACCAAGATCCGCGAGTGGGAGCCCATGGAGGCCGAGAAGTGCGACAAGGTCTTCCGCGACAAGTACGGCAAGGCCCTCAACGACATCT
It includes:
- a CDS encoding cyclase gives rise to the protein MSKWSDITMYELSIPIGVNTPPWPTYEPLQMKFFKRLAPNGANGQLMTHSNHVGTHLDGPLHFDTAGRDMASLELTKLCAPGVVVDLSDMKEDWGIYTPEDIEKRADVREGDILIINTGYHIYGWDSPTADERRYMLRHPGPSLDFIQWVRDKKIKWIGVDCGSADHPMNTKIREWEPMEAEKCDKVFRDKYGKALNDIYPWPDHYQAMHIELFCKPYEAIHAECLGGDIDKLSNKRVVIGCFPWKLVGGESCISRIVAFDGFEDV